One genomic region from Eptesicus fuscus isolate TK198812 chromosome 18, DD_ASM_mEF_20220401, whole genome shotgun sequence encodes:
- the LOC103290400 gene encoding interleukin-33-like: protein MKYSTTKISPVKMNNSAGKSLVKSPGLRKSQQKAKEIYKMYFMHLRSGLVIEKKACYFRKETAKRHSPETVGNHKEPHLLFTTFQKHLEYLEQFVEASPFDMPMVQTDTRTFDGSSVLEYSFSLSTYSSQSITFGFADESYEIYVEDLRGKQEKDKVLFCYYVLQLPASEIGDCVDCHKLMVSLSLTKDKDFLLHANNKEHSVKLKKCENSSPDQIFFFLHTELQPSPYVSFECKSNPGVFIGVKDNHVALIKKDPTEHSRRENIKFKLS, encoded by the coding sequence ATGAAGTATTCAACCACCAAAATTTCCCCAGTAAAGATGAACAACTCAGCAGGAAAATCCCTGGTAAAATCTCCTGGGTTGAGAAAATCCCAACAGAAGGCCAAAGAAATTTACAAGATGTACTTTATGCACCTACGTTCTGGCCTTGTCATAGAAAAGAAGGCCTGTTACTTTAGGAAAGAAACTGCCAAAAGGCATTCACCAGAAACAGTTGGAAATCACAAAGAGCCACATCTGCTATTCACTACCTTTCAGAAGCACCTGGAATACCTGGAACAATTTGTGGAGGCCTCCCCCTTTGATATGCCTATGGTCCAGACAGATACTAGAACATTTGATGGCTCGAGTGTCCTAGAATATTCTTTTTCCCTGAGCACATATAGCAGTCAATCCATTACTTTTGGTTTTGCAGATGAAAGTTATGAGATCTATGTTGAAGATTTGAGGGGAAAACAAGAGAAAGACAAGGTATTATTCTGTTACTATGTCTTGCAGTTACCTGCAAGTGAAATAGGTGATTGTGTTGATTGTCACAAATTAATGGTAAGCCTCAGTCTTACAAAAGACAAAGACTTTTTGCTGCATGCCAACAACAAGGAGCACTCtgtaaaactaaaaaaatgtgaaaattcatCGCCAGACCAgatcttcttttttcttcacacTGAGCTCCAACCCTCCCCATATGTTTCATTTGAATGTAAGAGCAATCCTGGAGTGTTTATAGGAGTAAAGGATAACCATGTTGCTCTAATTAAAAAAGACCCAACTGAGCATTCAAGAAGAGAGAATATAAAATTTAAGCTGTCTTGA